One Candidatus Thioglobus autotrophicus genomic window, TGAACTCATCCAAGCCTAAAGTCTTGCAAACTTTAGCAGATAACACACTCTTGGGTCATGTACTCAAACAAGCCAAATTAATCAGTCAGAAAATCCATGTAGTGTATGGATTTGGCGGTGCACAAGTTCAGCAAACTATTAATGATAACCATATTAACTGGGTTGAACAAAAACAGCAATTGGGCACAGGACATGCGGTGCAACAAGCAACACCCCATATTGAAGATAATTCAATATCGCTCATCTTATATGGCGATGTGCCACTTATTCAACGCGCAACACTGGAGCAGCTAATTAGCGCTTGCAAAACATCGGGTATTGCTCTTTTATCCGTGATTTTAGAAAATCCAACAGGATACGGTCGCATCATTCGCGACAACAACATCATTCAAGCCATTGTCGAGCAAAAAGATGCAAGCGCTGAACAGCTCAAAGTCTGTGAAGTTAATACCGGCATCATGGCAGTTCGAACAACACTGCTTAAAAAATATTTAAATAGTCTAGATACAAACAATGCCCAAGGCGAACTCTACCTCACTGATATCATTGCATCTGCCGTTAATGATGGCAAAACTATTTCCTCGGTTATTACCACCGACGAGTTTGAGGTGGCTGGCGTCAATGACAAAACTCAACTCGCCGAACTCGAACGTATCTATCAACAACAAAAAGCCGCTAAATACATGCAGCTTGGCCTGAGTCTAAAAGATCCGTCGCGCTTTGATTGTCGTGGCGAATTAAGCTTTGGACAAGATTGCGAAATTGACTTTAACACCCTCATTGAAGGTGTAGTCACACTGGGCAATAATACAACAATTGCGCCGAACTGCTGTATAAAAAACTCTAAAATCGGTGATAACGTCACAATATTGGCAAATTCAGTGATTGAAGATGCTGTCATTGGCAATGGCGCTTCAATCGGCCCATTTGCACGCATTCGCCCGCAAGCTAACATTGGAGAAAACGCTAAAATTGGTAATTTTGTCGAAGTTAAGAAATCTACCATCGGTAAAGGTTCAAAAGTGTCACACCTTAGCTATGTGGGCGACAGCACAGTTGGCAAAGGCGTTAACATTGGCGCAGGCGTCATTACTTGCAACTATGACGGCGTCAATAAACATCAAACCATCATTGGTGACGGTGCCTTTATTGGCTCAGACTCGCAGCTCGTCGCACCTATTAGCATTGGCAAGAACGCCACGATTGGCGCAGGATCAACCATCACTTCAAGTGCGCCAGAAGGCCAACTAACCTTAAGCAGATCAAAACAAAGACTTTTTCCAAGCTGGAAAAGACCAGTCAAACAATAAATGCTAACCTTACCTAGAAATGTCTGGCTACTCACAGCCGGACTTGCGCTGTTCATGTCACTGAGTGTCTTTGTGATTTTTCTAGGCGGTATTATTGGTCAAAATTTAGCACCCATGGATAGCCTGTCAACCTTACCTGTTGCTTTATTAGTGGTTGGCACAGCCAGTGGCATCATCCCTATTAACCGCATTATGTCTATCTTTGGCAGACGTCGAACTTTTTTAGGTGTTTGTATTTACACCCTAGGCATTATTACACTGGCCATTGTGGCGCTCAATAGTCAGTCTTTTTACTTATTCTGCACAGCCACTTTTTTATTTGGCATTACCACAGCAACTATGAACCAATTTAGATTTGCTGCGATTGAAAGTGTTGATCGTCACTTGAGCGCGACAGCTACTTCAGCTGTGCTGATTGGTGGCCTAGTTTCCGCCTATTTGGGGCCAGAGATTGCTCTATTAGGGCAAGACCTATTTAGCATTCAATTTGCTGGCTCTTTCGCTTTACTGAGTCTTTGTTTTGTTCTGGCCTTTGCACTACTGTGGTTTTATAAGCCCAATCATGTCACTTCAACAAACCATTCATCCTCAGGCAGAGAGTTACGCAATATCATCAGACAACGCGTTTTCATCGTCGCCATGTCGAGCGCAGCCGTTGGCTATGTGGTAATGAGCTACATCATGACAGCAACACCGATGAGCATGCACGTGATCGATGGGTTCTCTTTAGAGCATACCAAGTTTGTTATTCAGTCGCATGTTATTGCGATGTTCCTTCCTTCGCTATTTACTCCTTGGATTGTTAAGCTATTAGGCCTAAGTAAAATGATGATTGTCGGCGTTTTACTGTATTTTATTTGTGTTGCCATTGCCCTCTCAGGTCATGCACTAGACAACTACTGGATAGCGCTTATTTTGCTAGGACTGGGCTGGAATTTTTTATTCATTGGCGGCACTAGCTTGCTGCCCCAGTCTTACACTGATTCTGAAAAATTCAAAGTCCAGTCAGTTAACGACTTTTTAATTTTCAGCCTACAAGCCGTTGCCTCACTTTCTGCCGGCTGGTTTGTGTTTAACTTTGGCTGGGAAAGTGTGTTGTTATCTGTCGTACCCCTATTGGTAGTACAACTACTATTATTACTTTGGTGGCTGAAGGTTAAAGCTTAATAATTAAGCTTTGTCTATCCCAAACAATCTCAGCCTCACCTTAAAAACAGCCAGTGCATAGTCTATGCTTAACCCCTTATTTTAGTGCTGATTGCATAAAATCAGTATGTGTATAATCAATCGAATTAATCTGGTGTGGCTATAAATATACTAGTATGATTAAGCCATAATAACTAACTTTATTAGCAAATATTTTATATGTTTATTAGTGTTTTAGAATTATTCAAAGTCGGCATTGGACCGTCAAGCTCTCATACCATGGGGCCCATGGTAGCTGCGCATGCTTTTATTAATCACGTACGTGCACAGCCCACTCAGACCGACACCCACATTCGCTGCACATTAAAGGATTCTTTGGCGCACACAGGTATTGGCCATTCAACTGATTTGGCCATTATATTGGGCCTACATGACTACTTGCCTGAAAGCTTATCCCAGATCGATGTGGAAGCGCTCAGCCATCAATTACGACGCAAAAAAACGCTTGAACTAACAGAGAATTTTAACGTGGGATTTGATACTGAAAAATCGCTTATTTTTGACAAGAAGCACTCACTACCTCAGCATCCAAACGGCATGGTATTTAACTGGCTGGACAATTCAGAAAAAATACTACTTTCAAAAACCTACTTTTCTATTGGCGGTGGATTCATCACCACATTGGAAAACATTGATCAGCTTCAAGCCCCTATGCTCAGCAAAACTCACGCACAATGCCCCTATGCATTTGACTCAGCCGATGCTATGCTGCTCATGTCAAAACAGAGCAATTTATCGATTGCGCAAATGAAATATGCCAACGAAACCCAGAGCCTTTCCAAAAAATCACTAGAACAGGGCTTGGATAAAATTTGGCAATCTATGGAGATCTGTGTCGAAAAAGGCTTGCAAGGCGAGGGTATACTGCCTGGTGGCTTAAACACACCTCGGCGCGCTAAAAATATACATCAGCAGCTAACACGAGATCCAGACAATGCAGATGCAAATGATTGGCTCTGTGCTTATGCAATGGCTGTGAATGAGGAAAATGCCTCAGGTCATATGGTAGTCACAGCGCCAACCAATGGCGCCGCTGGAATTATTCCGGCTGTTTTATATTACTTGGTGCATCATCAAAATGCTGAGCAGCAACAAATCTATGATTTTTTACTAACCGCCGCTGCAATTGGCGGATTAATCAAACACCGAAGCTCTATCTCAGGCGCCGAAGTAGGCTGTCAGGGTGAGGTTGGCTCGGCCTCTTCGATGGCAGCGGCTGGACTTTGCGCTGCTAAAAAAGGCAGTAGTGCACAAATTGAAAACGCTGCAGAAATTGCCCTAGAGCATCACCTAGGCTTAACCTGCGATCCTGTTAAAGGCTTGGTGCAAATTCCGTGTATTGAGCGCAATGGCTTTGGCGCAATTAGCGCCTATCTCGCCGCCTCTCTGGCATTAAGAGAAAGTGGAGAGCATTTAATTTCCCTAGATCGCTGTATCGAAACCATGAAAAAAACAGGACTTGACATGTCTAGCAAATACAAAGAAACTTCTCTTGGCGGCTT contains:
- the glmU gene encoding bifunctional UDP-N-acetylglucosamine diphosphorylase/glucosamine-1-phosphate N-acetyltransferase GlmU, with the translated sequence MTNIHAIILAAGKGTRMNSSKPKVLQTLADNTLLGHVLKQAKLISQKIHVVYGFGGAQVQQTINDNHINWVEQKQQLGTGHAVQQATPHIEDNSISLILYGDVPLIQRATLEQLISACKTSGIALLSVILENPTGYGRIIRDNNIIQAIVEQKDASAEQLKVCEVNTGIMAVRTTLLKKYLNSLDTNNAQGELYLTDIIASAVNDGKTISSVITTDEFEVAGVNDKTQLAELERIYQQQKAAKYMQLGLSLKDPSRFDCRGELSFGQDCEIDFNTLIEGVVTLGNNTTIAPNCCIKNSKIGDNVTILANSVIEDAVIGNGASIGPFARIRPQANIGENAKIGNFVEVKKSTIGKGSKVSHLSYVGDSTVGKGVNIGAGVITCNYDGVNKHQTIIGDGAFIGSDSQLVAPISIGKNATIGAGSTITSSAPEGQLTLSRSKQRLFPSWKRPVKQ
- a CDS encoding L-serine ammonia-lyase, whose amino-acid sequence is MFISVLELFKVGIGPSSSHTMGPMVAAHAFINHVRAQPTQTDTHIRCTLKDSLAHTGIGHSTDLAIILGLHDYLPESLSQIDVEALSHQLRRKKTLELTENFNVGFDTEKSLIFDKKHSLPQHPNGMVFNWLDNSEKILLSKTYFSIGGGFITTLENIDQLQAPMLSKTHAQCPYAFDSADAMLLMSKQSNLSIAQMKYANETQSLSKKSLEQGLDKIWQSMEICVEKGLQGEGILPGGLNTPRRAKNIHQQLTRDPDNADANDWLCAYAMAVNEENASGHMVVTAPTNGAAGIIPAVLYYLVHHQNAEQQQIYDFLLTAAAIGGLIKHRSSISGAEVGCQGEVGSASSMAAAGLCAAKKGSSAQIENAAEIALEHHLGLTCDPVKGLVQIPCIERNGFGAISAYLAASLALRESGEHLISLDRCIETMKKTGLDMSSKYKETSLGGLALSMTEC
- a CDS encoding MFS transporter; the protein is MLTLPRNVWLLTAGLALFMSLSVFVIFLGGIIGQNLAPMDSLSTLPVALLVVGTASGIIPINRIMSIFGRRRTFLGVCIYTLGIITLAIVALNSQSFYLFCTATFLFGITTATMNQFRFAAIESVDRHLSATATSAVLIGGLVSAYLGPEIALLGQDLFSIQFAGSFALLSLCFVLAFALLWFYKPNHVTSTNHSSSGRELRNIIRQRVFIVAMSSAAVGYVVMSYIMTATPMSMHVIDGFSLEHTKFVIQSHVIAMFLPSLFTPWIVKLLGLSKMMIVGVLLYFICVAIALSGHALDNYWIALILLGLGWNFLFIGGTSLLPQSYTDSEKFKVQSVNDFLIFSLQAVASLSAGWFVFNFGWESVLLSVVPLLVVQLLLLLWWLKVKA